A segment of the Brevibacterium zhoupengii genome:
TAGTGTCTGCGACCAGTCTCCCACAGCCGGTCTCGTTCCCGGTCAGCGCTGTGAAGGGCTCTGGTCCGGCAATGGTCGGCGCCCTGTGACCGTCAGCAGCATCTCTCGGGCGCTCGCCCTCACTTCGCGCGGGCCGGTGCCCATGCTGAAATCTGCGTCCTCGGCGATGAGTCTGAGGCCGGTGAGATCCGTGCCGAAGTAGGCAAGGTTCTTCTCCCCTGCCTGTTCGAGTACGAGTCTGATCCGTTCGGCGGGAGCCGGTGCAAGCCCCAGAGGCTCCGTGATGTCGAGGCCGTGGATGACGTCATGGCTGAGCGCTCCCACCGGACCGCCGCCGGGTGGTCTCCACGGATTGCGGATATTCTCTCGCAGGGCGGAGAGAAGGGCGACGTCGGTGAGTGTGGACGTGTCCTCGTGGGCGACATGATCGGCGAAGTCGTTGAACCTGAATCCGTGTCTGACCAGGCCCACAAAGAACCGGAGACCTCCGTGTCGATAGGCCATCGTCATATGGGCGACGACTTCCCTGACCCGCCACCCGGTGCACAGCGAGGGCACCGACCAGTCGTGTGAGTCGAGTTCATCGAGCAGGCCGACCATGCGGGCGCGCTCGGCGAAGGTCTCGTCGCGGATGAGTTCAGCGGAAGGAT
Coding sequences within it:
- a CDS encoding maleylpyruvate isomerase family mycothiol-dependent enzyme, which produces MNSEKNTHPSAELIRDETFAERARMVGLLDELDSHDWSVPSLCTGWRVREVVAHMTMAYRHGGLRFFVGLVRHGFRFNDFADHVAHEDTSTLTDVALLSALRENIRNPWRPPGGGPVGALSHDVIHGLDITEPLGLAPAPAERIRLVLEQAGEKNLAYFGTDLTGLRLIAEDADFSMGTGPREVRASAREMLLTVTGRRPLPDQSPSQR